The Medicago truncatula cultivar Jemalong A17 chromosome 4, MtrunA17r5.0-ANR, whole genome shotgun sequence genome includes a region encoding these proteins:
- the LOC11440090 gene encoding factor of DNA methylation 1, whose protein sequence is MDYSSEEESDISESEIEEYSDKPYKELKDGKYKVKNLNGTLRCPYCAGKKKQEFKYKDLMQHATGVSKGSANRNAKQKANHLALAKYLETDLVNEADQIPPPALAEAVNQPVPQVENYVWPWTGIIVNIKSNFNDSGYWLKEFAKYRPLDVHVFFMDGDTQAVVDFNNDWNGFMNASEFEKSFETKHHGKKDWNSKDMQASSDIYGWVAREDDYNCGGPIGEYLRNKGRLRTVSDIVQEASESRNSIVENLANEIDITNENLNKMQYKYNEKTMSLSRMLEEKDRLHNAFVEESRSMQRKAREEVRRILEEQEKLRNELDEKMRKLDTWSRDLNKREVLTDQERQKLEEDKKKKDSRNESLLLASKEQKIADENVFRLVEEQKREKEEALNKILQLEKQLDAKQKLEMEIEELKGKLQVMKHLGDQDDEAIKKKMEEMSTELADKIESLEDMESMNQTLIVKERQSNDELQEARKELIKGLNEMLTGINKTNIGTKRMGDLDEKVFVQVCKKRFVSQEEAGMKAMELCSVWQENVKNSAWHPFKVVRVNDTHESVINEEDEKLKKLKQEWGDEIYSAVETALKEVNEYNPSGGYSVHELWNFKEQRKATLKEVITYIVEHMKQLKRKRG, encoded by the exons AGGATTTGATGCAACATGCAACCGGAGTAAGCAAAGGTTCAGCAAACAGAAACGCCAAACAAAAGGCAAACCACCTCGCTCTGGCAAAGTATTTGGAGACCGACCTAGTAAATGAAGCAGACCAAATACCTCCCCCGGCTTTGGCCGAAGCTGTCAACCAACCTGTACCGCAGGTTGAGAATTATGTCTGGCCATGGACAGGCATAATCGTTAACATTAAGAGCAACTTTAACGATTCTGGATACTGGCTAAAGGAATTTGCCAAGTACAGACCATTGGATGTCCATGTATTCTTCATGGATGGTGACACTCAGGCTGTAGTAGACTTCAACAATGACTGGAATGGTTTCATGAATGCAAGTGAATTTGAGAAATCCTTTGAAACTAAACATCATGGGAAGAAGGACTGGAATTCAAAGGACATGCAGGCCAGTTCAGACATTTATGGATGGGTTGCACGTGAAGATGATTATAATTGTGGAGGGCCAATCGGGGAGTACCTTCGGAACAAAGGAAGGCTGAGAACAGTTTCAGATATTGTTCAAGAAGCATCTGAAAGCAGAAATAGCATTGTGGAAAACCTGGCCAATGAAATTGACATTACAAATGAAAACCTCAACAAAATGCAGTATAAGTATAATGAGAAGACCATGTCCTTAAGTAGGATGCTGGAGGAGAAAGACAGGCTTCACAATGCTTTTGTTGAAG agTCAAGGAGTATGCAGCGTAAAGCCCGTGAGGAGGTACGAAGGATCTTGGAAGAACAAGAAAAGTTGCGTAATGAATTGGATGAAAAAATGCGGAAGCTTGATACCTGGAGCAGAGATCTAAATAAGCGTGAGGTACTAACTGATCAAGAGAGGCAGAAACTGGAAGAGGACAAGAAGAAG AAAGACTCGAGGAACGAATCACTCTTGTTGGCTTCAAAGGAGCAGAAGATAGCTGATGAGAATGTATTCAGGCTTGTTGAAGAGCAAAAG agagaaaaagaagaggcCTTAAACAAGATCCTTCAATTGGAAAAGCAACTAGATGCCAAGCAAAAATTAGAAATGGAGATTGAGGAACTAAAAGGGAAATTGCAAGTTATGAAACATCTTGGAGATCAAGATGATGAAgctattaagaaaaaaatggaagaaatgagTACTGAATTGGCAGACAAAATAGAAAGCTTGGAGGATATGGAGTCTATGAATCAAACCCTCATTGTCAAGGAGCGCCAGAGCAATGATGAACTGCAGGAAGCTCGTAAAGAGTTGATAAAG GGGTTAAATGAAATGCTGACGGGTATTAATAAAACTAATATTGGGACGAAAAGAATGGGAGACCTTGATGAGAAGGTTTTTGTGCAAGTCTGCAAGAAAAGATTTGTTTCTCAAGAAGAAGCTGGGATGAAGGCCATGGAGCTTTGCTCTGTTTGGCAGGAGAATGTGAAAAATTCAGCATGGCACCCTTTTAAAGTGGTCAGAGTGAATGATACCCATGAG TCAGTTATAAATGAGGAAGATGAGAAATTAAAAAAGCTCAAGCAGGAATGGGGAGATGAGATATATTCAGCTGTTGAAACAGCCTTGAAAGAAGTAAATGAATACAACCCAAGTGGTGGGTATTCTGTACATGAGCTATGGAACTTCAAGGAACAGAGGAAGGCAACACTAAAAGAAGTTATTACTTATATCGTGGAACATATGAAGCAACTTAAGCGCAAGAGAGGATAG